In Arthrobacter sp. QXT-31, one genomic interval encodes:
- a CDS encoding transglutaminase family protein, with product MTLTSQRPAGARPQPAPASPGNGRFGAGAFPWVMSGAVAVSVLGASLSLNGVLRGWAWFLPVVTVVVVVSLTMALLRTFRTPPLLVAAGGLVSLAFILTFTFFRRDSIAGFLPTQATLDALGRHLRRASETVLAESSPVAPNAGIVLVTCAALGLVVILVDALALPLGMPATSGLGLLAVLVVPAMIKPQSVGWLGFVVTAAGYLAILAASQWFAPDARTQADTARNPGQIRRAALTGAVALVVTLLLQVVVPGFDQGTFPQGSRLNPWGSATGLNPMISLGNSLRTPTGEGRITYATNATTPLYLRSVTVDRFDGESWSPDDRNNSRRAGTGRMDVGHEVLAPEQTRQVTVVNTGDFTSPYLPVPYAPESVNGLTGRWSWDPATLSIRGTDTNSREQQYLVQSAVPKLTTELLDASSAPVRGVPEEFIRPPSNVPDIVRSAAESVTANGRTAYAKAMAIQRFLRGPEFTYSLESPVQGGYDGNGLSVLSDFLAQKSGYCIHFASAMAVMARLEGIPSRIAVGYAPGRLTGATVSVAGQGALPEFEVDARDAHAWPELYFQGLGWVPFEPTPSRGVVPPYAQDSATSGGASTNEQNNDGLVPSSGATAPSAPAPAPLPAPGTGTADGGNQLAPVLYTAAGVLLLLLLAASPRLVRGSRRARRLRGTGADGNRLAEPPLVWSELQDLATDYGVRPEPSETPRTFAARLRASLAARPQAEGGPGGRHGAKPVDAEAAGAETVAAEAVDAGTAHAVTVLTDAYERHQYGRPSGPDSAGGLPEHAAIGNISQVRQALRRNAGTAGRLRADWLPPSVLARWSSVAGWPFRVLGWAALRTRRAVSALWRRTRTGLRRLREG from the coding sequence ATGACACTGACGTCGCAACGGCCGGCGGGGGCCCGGCCGCAGCCCGCTCCCGCCTCCCCCGGCAACGGGAGGTTCGGGGCCGGTGCATTTCCGTGGGTCATGTCCGGAGCAGTGGCCGTGTCCGTCCTGGGCGCGTCGCTGTCCCTTAACGGGGTCCTGCGGGGCTGGGCGTGGTTCCTGCCCGTCGTGACCGTGGTGGTGGTGGTCTCGCTGACCATGGCCCTGCTGCGCACATTCCGCACCCCGCCGTTGCTGGTGGCCGCGGGAGGTCTTGTCTCCCTGGCCTTCATCCTGACGTTCACCTTCTTCCGGCGCGACAGCATTGCCGGCTTCCTCCCGACACAGGCCACCCTCGACGCGCTGGGCAGGCACCTGCGCCGGGCCAGCGAAACGGTGCTGGCTGAGAGCTCGCCGGTAGCACCCAACGCCGGCATCGTCCTGGTGACGTGCGCCGCCCTGGGACTCGTCGTCATCCTCGTGGATGCGCTGGCCCTCCCCCTGGGCATGCCTGCCACGAGCGGACTTGGCCTGCTGGCGGTGCTGGTGGTGCCGGCCATGATTAAGCCGCAGAGTGTTGGGTGGCTGGGATTCGTGGTGACGGCAGCCGGCTACCTGGCCATCCTCGCGGCCAGCCAATGGTTCGCGCCCGATGCCCGCACCCAGGCGGACACGGCCCGCAACCCGGGCCAGATCAGGCGGGCCGCCCTCACGGGAGCCGTGGCGCTGGTGGTCACCCTGCTGCTGCAGGTTGTGGTTCCGGGCTTCGACCAGGGCACGTTCCCCCAGGGCTCACGGCTCAACCCCTGGGGTTCAGCCACCGGCCTGAACCCCATGATCAGCCTCGGCAACAGCCTGCGCACCCCGACGGGCGAGGGCAGGATCACCTACGCCACCAACGCCACCACGCCCCTCTACCTGCGCTCGGTTACGGTGGACCGCTTCGACGGCGAGTCCTGGTCCCCGGACGACCGGAACAACAGTCGCCGGGCAGGCACCGGACGGATGGACGTGGGCCATGAGGTCCTGGCACCCGAACAGACCCGGCAGGTGACAGTGGTCAACACCGGGGACTTCACCAGCCCTTACCTTCCCGTCCCGTACGCCCCTGAATCCGTCAACGGGCTGACCGGGCGGTGGAGCTGGGATCCTGCCACCCTGAGCATCAGAGGAACCGACACCAACTCCCGGGAACAGCAGTATCTGGTGCAATCGGCGGTGCCAAAGCTGACCACCGAGCTGCTGGACGCCTCCTCCGCCCCCGTCCGGGGCGTGCCGGAGGAGTTCATCCGGCCGCCGTCGAACGTTCCGGACATCGTCCGGAGCGCCGCGGAGTCCGTCACCGCAAACGGCCGGACGGCCTATGCCAAGGCGATGGCGATCCAGCGGTTCCTTCGCGGCCCCGAGTTCACATACTCCCTGGAGTCCCCCGTACAGGGCGGATATGACGGCAACGGGTTGTCAGTGCTCTCGGACTTCCTGGCCCAGAAGAGCGGCTACTGCATCCATTTCGCCTCCGCCATGGCGGTCATGGCCCGGCTCGAAGGCATTCCGAGCAGGATAGCTGTGGGCTACGCTCCGGGCAGGCTGACGGGGGCCACGGTGTCCGTGGCCGGCCAGGGAGCACTCCCGGAGTTCGAAGTCGACGCCCGTGACGCTCATGCCTGGCCGGAGCTGTACTTCCAGGGCCTCGGCTGGGTTCCGTTTGAGCCCACACCCTCACGCGGTGTAGTGCCGCCCTACGCACAGGACTCCGCGACCTCCGGCGGGGCCAGCACCAACGAACAGAACAACGATGGCCTGGTGCCGAGCAGCGGTGCCACGGCACCGTCAGCGCCGGCGCCGGCACCGCTCCCCGCTCCGGGGACCGGCACGGCCGACGGCGGGAACCAGCTGGCGCCCGTGCTTTACACCGCCGCCGGGGTACTGCTGCTGCTCCTGCTGGCCGCCTCACCCCGCCTGGTACGCGGAAGCCGCCGTGCACGGCGCCTCAGGGGGACGGGTGCCGACGGGAACCGGCTGGCGGAACCCCCGCTCGTCTGGTCCGAGCTCCAGGATCTGGCCACGGACTACGGCGTGCGCCCGGAACCGAGCGAGACCCCACGGACGTTCGCGGCCCGGTTGCGCGCTTCGCTCGCCGCGCGTCCGCAGGCCGAAGGAGGGCCGGGCGGCAGGCACGGTGCCAAGCCGGTTGATGCCGAAGCTGCCGGCGCCGAAACGGTGGCCGCCGAAGCGGTTGATGCCGGTACCGCCCATGCCGTGACGGTCCTGACGGATGCCTACGAAAGGCACCAGTACGGCCGGCCCTCTGGCCCGGATTCCGCGGGCGGCCTTCCGGAGCACGCAGCCATCGGGAACATCAGCCAGGTGCGGCAGGCGCTCCGCCGCAATGCCGGCACCGCAGGCCGGCTCCGTGCCGACTGGCTGCCGCCGTCGGTCCTTGCCCGCTGGAGCTCCGTGGCCGGGTGGCCCTTCCGGGTGCTCGGCTGGGCAGCGCTCCGGACGCGGCGCGCCGTCTCGGCGCTGTGGCGCAGGACCCGCACCGGACTCCGGCGCCTGCGGGAGGGCTAA
- a CDS encoding DUF58 domain-containing protein, protein MALLDSLPRHLFSSRGWGLLAAGAVSLLCAQIMGRRDLLALGVLLVVLPLVSLAGIRVVKPRFRVYREFSPSTVETDSFTTVRLAIARTGLGTGRVIMEERLPPRFGDSPAFRFPARSASGGTSRYEYHLRSGKRGQFTIGPVTAEFTDPFGLSLHRHSIDDGDTLTVTPAAVELPSTGLAGARGNDGITATRTRANPSDDDVMTREYRHGDPMRRVHWPATARHGALMVRQEESVTTPEATVILDHRYVAHSSGYGAVFGSPGDDGSDLVTSDTFEWAVTAAMSVSAHLAELNYSLRFLDAAGEPAFRRSSSAPEPDNDEYSGAAGLQSIAESLAAIQLTGPHHGRREHDAARRDHAAGADPAQSVFDDQLMDKLAAHRMRGPVLALLGKMPLAEARALAPAAGYAANAFAVVITDKPAECHDVLEALRRGGWRAVAVGASTSLPAAWTYFDEGDAAMWTAAADVRRGAEVGR, encoded by the coding sequence GTGGCACTGCTGGACAGCCTTCCCCGACACCTCTTCAGCTCCCGAGGCTGGGGACTCCTGGCAGCCGGCGCAGTCTCCTTGCTGTGCGCCCAGATCATGGGGCGCCGCGATCTTCTGGCCCTTGGCGTCCTGCTGGTGGTGCTGCCGCTCGTTTCACTGGCCGGCATCCGGGTGGTGAAGCCGCGCTTCCGGGTATACCGGGAGTTCAGCCCCTCGACGGTTGAGACAGACTCCTTCACCACGGTGCGGCTCGCCATCGCCAGGACCGGCCTGGGCACAGGCCGCGTCATCATGGAGGAGCGGCTGCCGCCACGGTTCGGCGACTCCCCTGCGTTCCGTTTCCCGGCCAGGTCCGCCTCCGGCGGCACCAGCCGCTATGAGTACCACCTGCGGTCGGGAAAGCGCGGACAGTTCACCATCGGCCCGGTGACGGCGGAGTTCACCGATCCGTTTGGGCTGTCGCTGCACAGGCACTCGATCGACGACGGCGACACGCTCACCGTGACGCCGGCCGCCGTCGAACTTCCCTCCACCGGCCTTGCCGGCGCGCGCGGCAACGACGGCATCACGGCCACCCGTACCAGGGCCAATCCCAGCGACGACGACGTCATGACCCGCGAGTACCGGCATGGTGATCCGATGCGGCGGGTGCACTGGCCGGCCACCGCCCGGCACGGCGCCCTGATGGTCCGGCAGGAGGAATCCGTCACCACGCCCGAGGCCACGGTCATCCTCGATCACCGGTACGTGGCGCATTCCTCGGGTTACGGCGCGGTGTTCGGCAGTCCGGGCGACGACGGAAGCGACCTCGTCACCAGTGACACCTTTGAGTGGGCGGTCACGGCCGCCATGTCGGTGAGCGCCCACCTCGCCGAGCTCAATTATTCGCTGCGGTTCCTGGACGCCGCGGGCGAGCCTGCCTTCCGCCGCTCATCCTCGGCCCCCGAGCCTGACAACGACGAGTACAGCGGAGCAGCCGGCCTCCAGTCCATCGCCGAAAGCCTCGCCGCGATCCAACTGACGGGCCCGCATCACGGGCGCAGGGAACACGATGCCGCCCGCCGGGATCATGCGGCGGGCGCCGATCCGGCACAGTCCGTGTTTGACGACCAGCTCATGGACAAGCTCGCGGCGCACCGGATGCGCGGGCCGGTGCTGGCACTCCTGGGGAAGATGCCGCTCGCGGAGGCCAGGGCGCTCGCCCCCGCGGCCGGCTACGCTGCCAACGCGTTCGCCGTGGTGATCACGGACAAACCGGCGGAGTGCCATGACGTGCTCGAAGCTCTGCGCCGGGGCGGCTGGCGCGCTGTTGCCGTTGGGGCCTCCACGTCGCTGCCGGCAGCCTGGACGTATTTCGATGAGGGCGACGCCGCCATGTGGACGGCAGCGGCGGACGTCCGCCGCGGAGCGGAGGTAGGGCGATGA
- a CDS encoding MFS transporter, translated as MKSDTHKLRTSAESIQTGTRRSSSRKAAASGWVGSALEYYDWFIYAQAAALVFPTVFFPSGNPTVALIASLGTYAVGYVARPIGAFVLGQWGDKHGRKNVLVLAMLLMGVSTFAVALLPTYDQVGILAPVLLLVLRLVQGFAVAGELSGASAMIVEHAPFGRRGFYASFALQGTQAGQILAAAVFLPLSAVLSAEDFHAWGWRVPFLLSALVVFAGYIIRRRVEETPVFVEEKAHRDVPKMPVVQVLRESGLNVVRAVCMTLVNVVGVTVAVFGAAYATQPGYGIGMSTTVYLWIPVLANVIALALIPWFGDLSDRFGRRPLMIVGSLGSGALAYGYLYAVSQNNVPLTIVLAILMWGTLYQVWNATFASFFQELFPSRTRVTGFAISQNIGLLITSFLPSLFAVVAPPGSANVPLTVGSICLGITVVGAIAAWSAKETHRIPLSELGSPDATPVSREEYAAVRATAR; from the coding sequence ATGAAGAGCGACACACACAAGCTGCGGACCTCTGCTGAATCGATTCAGACCGGCACGCGCCGGTCGAGCAGCAGGAAGGCTGCCGCCAGTGGCTGGGTGGGCAGCGCCCTGGAGTACTATGACTGGTTCATCTACGCCCAGGCCGCGGCCCTGGTCTTCCCCACCGTCTTCTTTCCGTCAGGAAACCCGACCGTCGCGCTGATCGCGTCGCTCGGCACGTATGCGGTGGGCTACGTCGCACGTCCCATCGGGGCCTTCGTCCTCGGCCAATGGGGCGACAAACACGGCCGCAAGAACGTCCTGGTCCTGGCCATGCTGCTGATGGGCGTCTCCACGTTTGCGGTGGCCCTGCTTCCCACCTACGACCAGGTGGGCATCCTGGCCCCGGTCCTGCTGCTGGTCCTTCGCCTCGTCCAGGGCTTCGCCGTTGCCGGGGAGCTGAGCGGGGCCAGTGCCATGATTGTGGAGCACGCCCCCTTCGGCCGCCGCGGCTTCTATGCCAGCTTCGCCCTGCAGGGCACCCAGGCCGGGCAGATCCTCGCCGCAGCCGTTTTCCTCCCGCTCTCGGCAGTGCTGTCCGCTGAGGACTTCCACGCCTGGGGCTGGCGGGTTCCGTTCCTCCTCAGCGCCTTGGTGGTGTTCGCCGGCTACATCATCCGGCGCCGCGTTGAAGAGACACCTGTCTTTGTGGAGGAGAAAGCCCACCGCGACGTTCCCAAGATGCCGGTGGTCCAGGTGCTGCGCGAAAGCGGACTGAACGTAGTGCGTGCGGTCTGCATGACCCTGGTCAACGTTGTGGGCGTCACCGTGGCGGTCTTCGGCGCGGCCTACGCCACGCAGCCCGGGTATGGCATCGGCATGAGCACCACCGTCTATCTCTGGATTCCGGTGCTGGCCAACGTCATCGCGCTCGCACTCATTCCCTGGTTCGGCGACCTTTCGGACCGCTTCGGCCGGCGCCCCCTGATGATCGTCGGTTCGCTCGGCTCCGGCGCGCTGGCCTACGGGTACCTCTACGCGGTCAGCCAGAACAACGTGCCGCTGACCATCGTTCTTGCGATCCTCATGTGGGGCACGCTGTACCAGGTCTGGAACGCCACTTTCGCCAGCTTCTTCCAGGAGCTCTTCCCCTCCCGCACCCGCGTCACGGGTTTCGCCATCTCACAGAACATCGGGCTCCTGATCACGTCCTTCCTGCCGAGCCTCTTCGCGGTGGTCGCCCCCCCGGGTTCGGCCAACGTTCCGCTCACCGTCGGGTCCATCTGCTTGGGCATCACGGTCGTCGGGGCAATCGCGGCCTGGTCCGCCAAGGAAACGCACCGGATTCCGCTCAGCGAGCTGGGGTCACCGGATGCCACCCCGGTGTCCCGTGAGGAATACGCGGCCGTCCGGGCCACGGCCCGCTGA
- a CDS encoding NAD-dependent succinate-semialdehyde dehydrogenase, protein MSVTTQSTATAERESELLASVPTGLLINGEWRPAASGKTFDVEDPATGKVLLSIADAGAEDGAAALDAASAAQESWAKVPPRERGEILRRAFELVTERAEDFALLMTLEMGKPLAEARGEVTYGAEFLRWFSEEAVRAFGRYSVSPDGKSRLLVTKKPVGPCLLITPWNFPLAMATRKIAPAVAAGCTMVLKPANLTPLTSHLFAAVMQEAGLPAGVLNVISTTSAGATTGPLIKDQRLRKLSFTGSTEVGRRLLSDASETVLRTSMELGGNAPFVVFEDADVDAAVAGAMLAKLRNMGEACTAANRFIVHESVADEFAEKFAAKMKEMTTARGTEPESKVGPLIDAKSRDKVHELVTDAVSSGATAVLGGAPVEGPGYFYQPTILKGVTEGTRILAEEIFGPVAPIITFSSEDEAVRLANNTEYGLVAYVFTKDLNRGIRMGERLETGMLGLNAGVVSNAAAPFGGVKQSGLGREGGLEGIEEYLYTQYIGIADPYAG, encoded by the coding sequence GTGTCTGTTACTACACAGTCCACCGCTACCGCAGAACGCGAAAGCGAATTGCTCGCGTCTGTTCCCACCGGCCTGCTCATCAACGGCGAGTGGCGTCCCGCGGCGTCGGGCAAGACGTTCGACGTCGAGGATCCCGCCACCGGGAAGGTGCTGCTGAGCATCGCCGATGCCGGCGCCGAGGACGGTGCTGCTGCACTTGATGCCGCCTCCGCTGCCCAGGAGTCCTGGGCGAAGGTGCCGCCGCGGGAGCGCGGCGAGATCCTGCGCCGGGCCTTTGAACTGGTCACCGAGCGGGCTGAGGACTTCGCTCTGCTGATGACCCTGGAAATGGGCAAGCCGCTCGCAGAAGCCCGCGGCGAAGTCACCTACGGCGCCGAGTTCCTGCGCTGGTTCTCGGAGGAAGCCGTCCGCGCGTTCGGCCGCTACTCCGTCTCCCCGGACGGCAAGTCCCGCCTGCTGGTGACCAAGAAGCCGGTGGGCCCGTGCCTGCTGATCACGCCGTGGAATTTCCCGCTGGCCATGGCCACGCGCAAGATCGCCCCTGCCGTCGCGGCCGGCTGCACCATGGTGCTCAAGCCCGCCAACCTGACGCCCCTGACCTCCCACCTCTTCGCCGCCGTGATGCAGGAAGCGGGCCTGCCGGCGGGTGTCCTGAACGTCATCAGCACCACCAGTGCAGGCGCCACCACCGGCCCGCTGATCAAGGACCAGCGCCTGCGCAAGCTCTCCTTCACCGGCTCCACCGAGGTGGGCCGCCGCCTGCTGTCCGATGCTTCGGAGACGGTGCTGCGCACCTCGATGGAGCTCGGCGGCAACGCCCCGTTCGTGGTGTTCGAGGACGCCGACGTCGATGCCGCTGTCGCCGGTGCCATGCTGGCCAAGCTGCGGAACATGGGCGAGGCCTGCACCGCCGCGAACCGCTTCATCGTGCACGAATCCGTCGCGGACGAGTTCGCGGAGAAGTTCGCCGCGAAGATGAAGGAAATGACCACCGCCCGTGGCACCGAGCCCGAGTCCAAGGTCGGCCCGCTCATTGACGCGAAGAGCCGGGACAAGGTCCACGAACTGGTCACCGACGCCGTCTCCTCCGGCGCCACCGCCGTGCTCGGCGGCGCCCCGGTCGAGGGGCCCGGCTACTTCTACCAGCCCACCATCCTCAAGGGCGTCACCGAGGGGACCCGGATCCTGGCCGAGGAGATCTTCGGCCCCGTCGCCCCGATCATTACGTTCTCGTCCGAGGACGAGGCCGTGCGCCTGGCCAACAACACCGAATACGGGCTGGTGGCCTACGTCTTCACGAAGGACCTCAACCGGGGCATCCGGATGGGCGAGCGGCTCGAGACCGGCATGCTCGGCCTGAACGCCGGCGTCGTCTCCAACGCCGCAGCGCCGTTCGGCGGCGTCAAGCAGTCCGGCCTGGGCCGTGAAGGCGGCCTGGAAGGCATTGAGGAATACCTCTACACGCAGTACATCGGCATCGCCGACCCCTACGCCGGCTAG
- a CDS encoding dolichyl-phosphate-mannose--protein mannosyltransferase: MTQTSVRPDGAEPTSTPPSAPPTEGRGPHGKRWISRPSEAFTADALTRRLIGGIRTWRDYPPSLRLWFWLIPALTAAVGGILRFVRLDVPRSLVFDETYYVKDGYSLLVSGYERSWPDKANDAFIAGNPNVLLDTPEYVVHPPVGKWMIAAGMWLFGADNPFGWRFAAALTGTLSVALLALIAQKLFGSLVLGAAAGLLLAVDGHHLVLSRTSLLDIFLMFWLLAAFGALLLDRDDGRRRLAARLGRQAAASPTGRPSTLQLLSGPWLGVRWWRVVAGICLGLAVGTKWSALFFLAGFGLLTVFWDLSARRIAGIRGWISAGIIKDGLLAFVSMVPVAAVTYAASWTGWFRSTDAYYRRWAETNPSAEWGWLPDPVRSLAHYHLEAYKFHQGLSSEHPYEASAWSWLVMGRPTSFFYESPKQGTPGCDFATCTSAILSVGNPLIWWSAAISLVVLLFWWAGRRDWRAGAVLAAVASGYLPWFMYPERTMFFFYAVSFEPFLVLALVYCLGLVLGKSTDPPWRRRSGLYGVALFLVAAVLVSAFFYPVWTAEMITYQDWRLRMWMPSWI; the protein is encoded by the coding sequence GTGACGCAGACCTCCGTGCGGCCTGACGGGGCCGAACCAACAAGCACCCCGCCTTCTGCACCCCCCACGGAAGGCCGCGGTCCGCACGGGAAGCGCTGGATCAGCCGTCCCTCGGAAGCATTCACGGCAGATGCCCTCACCCGGCGCCTGATCGGCGGCATCCGGACCTGGCGGGACTACCCGCCGTCGCTCCGGCTGTGGTTCTGGCTGATTCCCGCCCTGACGGCAGCGGTGGGAGGGATCCTGAGATTCGTCCGGCTGGATGTCCCGCGCAGCCTCGTGTTCGACGAGACGTACTACGTCAAGGACGGCTATTCGCTGCTGGTGAGCGGCTATGAGCGCAGCTGGCCGGACAAGGCCAACGACGCCTTCATTGCCGGCAACCCCAACGTGCTGCTGGACACCCCCGAGTATGTGGTCCACCCGCCCGTCGGCAAATGGATGATTGCTGCAGGCATGTGGCTGTTCGGGGCGGACAACCCCTTCGGCTGGCGGTTCGCCGCCGCGCTGACCGGCACCCTGTCCGTCGCCCTTCTCGCGCTGATCGCCCAGAAACTCTTCGGCTCGCTGGTCCTTGGTGCGGCTGCCGGGCTGCTGCTCGCCGTCGACGGGCATCACCTCGTCCTGTCCCGCACGTCGCTGCTGGACATCTTCCTGATGTTCTGGCTCCTGGCGGCGTTCGGCGCCCTGCTGCTGGACCGCGACGACGGCCGGCGCCGGCTGGCTGCAAGGCTCGGCAGGCAGGCGGCGGCCTCGCCCACCGGCAGGCCATCCACGCTGCAGCTGCTGTCCGGGCCGTGGCTGGGCGTCCGCTGGTGGCGGGTCGTGGCGGGCATCTGCCTGGGCCTGGCCGTCGGCACGAAGTGGTCGGCACTGTTCTTCCTGGCCGGCTTCGGGCTCCTGACGGTGTTCTGGGACCTGAGCGCGCGCCGCATCGCCGGCATCCGAGGCTGGATCAGCGCCGGGATCATCAAGGACGGGCTCCTGGCCTTCGTCAGCATGGTGCCCGTGGCCGCCGTGACCTACGCCGCCAGCTGGACCGGATGGTTCCGCTCCACGGATGCCTACTACCGGCGGTGGGCGGAGACGAACCCCAGTGCGGAATGGGGCTGGCTGCCGGACCCGGTGCGGTCCCTGGCCCACTACCACCTTGAGGCCTACAAGTTCCATCAGGGGCTCAGCTCCGAGCATCCGTACGAGGCGAGTGCCTGGAGCTGGCTGGTGATGGGCAGGCCCACCTCGTTCTTCTACGAGTCCCCCAAGCAGGGCACCCCGGGCTGCGACTTCGCCACCTGCACTTCGGCCATCCTGTCCGTCGGCAACCCGCTGATCTGGTGGAGCGCCGCCATCTCACTCGTGGTCCTGCTGTTCTGGTGGGCCGGCAGGCGCGACTGGCGCGCCGGCGCCGTACTGGCCGCCGTCGCTTCCGGCTACCTGCCGTGGTTCATGTACCCGGAACGCACCATGTTCTTCTTCTACGCGGTGTCCTTCGAGCCTTTCCTGGTCCTGGCTCTCGTGTACTGCCTGGGCCTGGTGCTGGGGAAAAGCACCGATCCGCCGTGGCGCCGGCGCTCCGGACTGTACGGCGTTGCCCTGTTCCTGGTGGCCGCCGTGCTGGTTTCGGCCTTCTTCTACCCCGTCTGGACTGCCGAGATGATCACGTACCAGGACTGGCGGCTCAGAATGTGGATGCCTTCCTGGATCTGA
- the rsmI gene encoding 16S rRNA (cytidine(1402)-2'-O)-methyltransferase, with translation MVLAATPIGNVGDASSRLVELLATADIVAAEDTRRLHRLVQSLDVAVSGRIISYHEHNEATKTAELLEQVRSGKTLVMVTDAGMPAVSDPGFRLVEGAVAAGLTVTAVPGPSAVLTALALSGLPTDRFCFEGFLPRKAGERAARLADLDAERRTMVFFEAPHRLEAMLRALHERFGPDRRAAVCRELTKTYEEVLRGSLREMLQWAEANEVRGEIAVVVAGAPERAPGSPEDGVAAVNELVAKGVRLKEAVAAVAEETRVSKRELYSAVLAAR, from the coding sequence ATCGTCCTGGCGGCAACACCCATCGGCAACGTGGGCGACGCCTCCTCCCGGCTGGTGGAGCTGCTGGCGACGGCGGACATCGTGGCGGCCGAGGACACCCGGCGGCTGCACCGCCTCGTGCAGAGCCTGGATGTCGCCGTGAGCGGGCGCATCATCAGCTACCACGAGCACAACGAGGCCACCAAGACCGCCGAACTCCTGGAACAGGTCCGCTCCGGAAAAACACTTGTCATGGTCACCGACGCCGGCATGCCCGCAGTCTCCGACCCCGGCTTCCGGCTGGTCGAAGGTGCCGTGGCCGCCGGCCTCACGGTCACGGCCGTCCCCGGCCCGTCAGCCGTCCTTACCGCCCTGGCTCTGTCCGGCCTGCCCACCGACAGGTTCTGTTTCGAAGGGTTCCTGCCGCGGAAGGCCGGCGAACGGGCTGCCAGGCTTGCGGATCTCGACGCCGAACGCCGCACCATGGTCTTCTTCGAGGCACCGCACCGGCTCGAGGCCATGCTGCGGGCGCTGCACGAGCGCTTCGGCCCGGACCGGCGTGCGGCGGTCTGCCGGGAACTGACCAAGACCTACGAGGAAGTCCTCCGCGGCTCACTGCGGGAAATGCTGCAGTGGGCAGAGGCCAATGAGGTGCGCGGAGAAATCGCCGTCGTGGTGGCGGGCGCGCCGGAGCGGGCGCCCGGATCCCCGGAGGACGGCGTCGCCGCCGTCAACGAACTGGTGGCCAAGGGCGTCCGGCTTAAGGAAGCCGTGGCCGCCGTTGCCGAAGAGACCCGGGTAAGCAAACGGGAACTGTACTCCGCCGTGCTCGCTGCCCGGTGA